One Euphorbia lathyris chromosome 1, ddEupLath1.1, whole genome shotgun sequence DNA segment encodes these proteins:
- the LOC136230890 gene encoding protein DELETION OF SUV3 SUPPRESSOR 1(I)-like — translation MATEPKPATEDVKMDLFEDDDEFEEFEINEEWEVKEEGKEVAQQWEDDWDDDDVNDDFSLQLRKELEKDAGKK, via the exons ATGGCGACTGAACCTAAACCAGCTACTGAGGACGTCAAGATGGACCTCTTTGAGGATGACGATGAATTTGAAGAATTTGAGATCAATGAAG AGTGGGAAGTAAAGGAGGAAGGAAAAGAGGTGGCACAACAGTGGGAAGATGATTGGGATGATGATGATGTGAATGATGACTTCTCATTGCAGCTGAGGAAGGAATTAGAGAAGGATGCTGGCAAAAAATGA
- the LOC136230897 gene encoding U-box domain-containing protein 19-like: MIRNFNPTDRRILTSPAVHPCEGISPTTLFNSLLTLSQNICNFNSIFFPSQKRNAREVIRQIGILLIFLEDIRDRRLILPDSVVLCFSELHLTFQKIHFLLEDCTREGAKLWILMKSQLISTRFRVLVRGISTALDILPLNLIDVGFEVKELVELVTRQARKAKFDLDPEDEWVSEQVVWILNYFEKGIEPDLSFIKCILDYLEIRGWTDCAREINFLEEEIGFQSADSDEREVPFLSSLLGLMSYCRGVIFESFDHRSFEQIDGRCNMEIQILSCLNPEDFRCPISLELMTDPVTISTGQTYDRPSIEKWLKAGNIICPKTGEKLRNTELVPNSSLLKLIQRFCADYGVSLSKSGSRTRDITRTILPGSPAAAETIKVLSRFLAKRLVFGSIEQRKTAAQEIRILTKSNIYNRSCLIESGTIQPLVKLLSLPDRIAQENAIGALLKLSKHSNGKKIIMDIGGLKQILSVLKSGLSYEAKQIAAATIFYLASVKENRKLLGENPETIPGLVELIKEKPTCGKKNAVAAIFALLLYPGNHKKVVESGVIPSLIEIIGSSDKDELVADSLAVIAAVGDSVEGTSEILKSKGLSMTIRSLKSLGSKVGKEYCVSILLCLSKNGGEEVMEELSKDSGVTSSLYSLITDGTSHASNKARSLLKILHKFRETSTSSRFIGSGACEHLFHMQ; encoded by the coding sequence ATGATTCGAAATTTTAATCCGACTGATCGCCGGATACTTACTTCTCCGGCAGTTCATCCATGCGAAGGTATTTCTCCGACTACACTTTTCAATTCCTTGCTCACTCTCTCCCAAAACATATGCAATTTCAATTCCATATTCTTTCCCTCTCAAAAGAGGAATGCTCGTGAAGTCATTCGACAAATCGGAATTCTTCTTATATTCTTGGAGGATATCAGAGACCGGAGATTGATTTTGCCGGATTCCGTGGTTCTTTGCTTCTCTGAACTTCACCTCACCTTTCAGAAAATCCATTTTTTGTTAGAAGACTGCACACGTGAAGGTGCTAAGCTATGGATTCTGATGAAATCTCAGTTAATTTCCACACGATTTCGTGTTCTGGTAAGAGGAATTTCCACAGCTCTTGATATTCTTCCGTTGAATTTGATAGATGTGGGGTTTGAAGTGAAGGAATTAGTTGAACTAGTGACAAGGCAAGCACGAAAGGCGAAATTCGATCTGGATCCTGAAGATGAATGGGTGTCAGAACAAGTAGTGTGGATTTTAAATTACTTTGAGAAAGGAATTGAGCCTGATTTGAGCTTTATAAAGTGCATTCTCGATTATCTAGAAATTAGAGGTTGGACTGATTGCGCCAGGGAAATCAATTTCTTAGAAGAAGAGATTGGTTTTCAATCCGCAGATTCTGATGAAAGAGAGGTTCCGTTTTTAAGCAGTTTGTTAGGGTTAATGAGTTACTGCAGAGGAGTGATTTTCGAGTCGTTCGATCACAGGAGTTTCGAACAAATCGATGGTAGATGCAACATGGAGATTCAGATTTTAAGTTGCTTAAACCCCGAAGATTTCCGATGCCCAATCTCACTTGAGCTAATGACTGATCCAGTAACAATATCAACAGGCCAAACATACGATCGACCTTCAATTGAGAAATGGCTGAAAGCTGGAAATATCATCTGTCCCAAAACAGGAGAGAAGCTTAGAAACACAGAATTAGTCCCCAATTCGAGTCTCCTAAAGCTAATCCAACGTTTCTGCGCAGACTATGGCGTTTCTCTATCAAAATCAGGAAGCAGAACTCGTGACATTACAAGAACTATTCTTCCAGGCAGTCCAGCAGCAGCAGAAACCATAAAAGTCCTCTCAAGATTTCTCGCTAAAAGGCTAGTCTTCGGCTCAATTGAGCAGAGAAAAACGGCCGCACAGGAAATCCGAATTCTCACAAAATCAAACATCTACAACAGATCCTGTTTGATAGAATCAGGAACAATCCAACCTCTTGTAAAGCTTCTATCTCTACCAGATCGAATCGCGCAGGAGAATGCAATCGGAGCTTTGTTAAAGCTCTCAAAACATAGCAACGGCAAGAAGATCATAATGGATATCGGCGGATTAAAACAGATTCTTTCGGTTCTCAAAAGTGGACTAAGCTATGAAGCGAAACAGATAGCAGCTGCGACAATTTTTTACCTCGCTTCAGTGAAGGAGAACCGGAAATTACTCGGGGAAAACCCCGAAACAATTCCGGGTCTTGTGGAATTGATCAAAGAGAAGCCAACTTGCGGGAAGAAGAATGCAGTAGCTGCGATTTTCGCACTACTTTTATACCCGGGAAACCATAAGAAAGTCGTTGAATCGGGTGTTATTCCGTCGCTGATAGAGATTATAGGTTCGTCGGATAAAGATGAACTCGTAGCAGATTCACTAGCAGTTATTGCAGCAGTAGGGGACAGTGTTGAGGGGACATCAGAAATTCTGAAAAGTAAAGGTTTATCTATGACTATTAGGAGTTTGAAGAGTTTGGGATCTAAAGTTGGGAAAGAGTATTGTGTTTCAATTTTGTTGTGTTTGAGTAAAAATGGAGGTGAGGAAGTGATGGAGGAATTGTCCAAAGACTCGGGTGTTACGAGTTCACTGTATTCTCTTATAACAGACGGTACTTCTCATGCAAGCAATAAGGCTCGATCTTTATTGAAAATTCTGCATAAATTTCGAGAAACAAGTACTTCTTCCAGATTTATAGGTTCCGGTGCATGTGAACACCTATTTCATATGCAGTAA